From Calliphora vicina chromosome 3, idCalVici1.1, whole genome shotgun sequence:
ggaaatatttgaatttttattttagtcatTGCCAAAAGTCAGGGGTTGAAGTTAAAATAACGATTACCGCAACCATGAAGAAAGGGCCACCTTATTCATTTGTGTTGTTATTTTCCAGTGAATGCTCATTAAAGGAAGAAGAGATATTTTTTGTGTCATATTAattaatttgcatttttattgagtaaatttcgatattttaattttaataatcatAATCAGGCCAAagcgaaatatttaaataaaaactatatttcaacaTGAGTTTTCTACGTTACATATTGGGGCCAAAGCTCTATATGGAATATGGCCTCGGAACCACTCAGGTACGTAACACCATTGCAACACCACAGGGAGAGATttctttaaacataaaaataattaagaaatatgCATAATTTGTTATGTTGTTTCGTTGCAGAAAATGTATGAGGCAGGAGGCTTGGAAAAGTTTGGGGATCAAATACTTTCAACGGTATGACGAATGCATTATACACATTAGATACATTTATTATTGATTGATTTTTCGTAGATTAATTTAATGTGGAACATTGGTTTTTATACTTCACCATTTTTGGCGACGTTTTTATATCGCCGGGGTTATTTTGTTATGGACTCTATAACAACTTTAGCCAAAATTAGTACCAGTATTGGTTTAATTGTCATTATTTCAATGGTAATGCGTGGTTTGGGTCGTACCCAATCAGCCTCATATACCAAATTGATGAAAGCCATGGAGCTGTTGAGATCACCCAAAACTGAGGTAGAGGGCAAAAGGGCTTTAAGATTGTTTGACTATGAATTTAAAAGTTGGGCTGTGGATTTTGATGTTAAAAGTTTACAAAGGTAAAATTAGGGTGGATTGCTAAAAtgtttagattttaatttattttatgaataatttagtgATGATAAGAAAAATAAAGCCATGTTAGCTAAGAACTCAACACGCAGCTTTCGTTTGGCCACCATACCCTGTGAAATTGCAGCATATATTGCCATACACTCATTTGGTATACGCATGATGTATCCTGGTTCCATAAAATTGTTACAGAGCTACATGAGTAAGTTGTTGGAAGGGAAAGTTTTCTAAATGcgtgtttttaataatatttgcatTGTTTTCAGGACCCATGTTAGTTTCTGGACGTGCAAAATTGATCGAAGAAGAAAATGCCAGAAGATACAAAGTACGTACTATTGATGCTAACGATATTGACACTGTATTTGTAGATAATCGCATTAGAAGCACTAATGGTAAAACATTGGTTATTTGTTCAGAAGGTAAGCTTATTtatgatttattgaaaattaccaCATAATGAGCAAAAATGACTCATTAATTTACATATTACAGGCAATGCTGGCTTTTATGAAATCGGCATAATGGGCACACCTTTGGCTTTGAAGTATTCCGTATTAGGCTGGAATCATCCTGGTTTTGAGGGCAGCACTGGTAAACCATATCCAGATCAAGATAAAAATGCCATTGAGGCTGTGATACAATTTGCCATTTATCACTTGGGCTTTGCTGTTGAAGATATTATATTTTATGGTTGGAGTATTGGTGGTTACAGTTCTCTCTGGGCAGCATCTTGCTATCCAGAGGCAAAAGGAGTGGTAAATGCTAAATATACATtataaaatcacaatttttccatgtaatttgttatttattctaGATTTTGGATGCCACATTCGATGATGTTTTATATTTAGCACAACCACGCATGCCGGCTAGTTTGTCCGGTATTGTACGTATAGCTATACGGGaatattgtaatttaaataatgcTGAGCTGGCTCAAAATTATCATGGACCCATCAGCTTGATAAGACGTACAGAAGATGAAGTTATAGCTGAgtaagtttgtgtttttttattcaaatgctTTTAGTGcagaatataaaacaaacaccatatattttgatattgtttCAGAGATAATCAACTTGAAACAAATCGTGGCAACTTTTTGGCTTtaggtattttaaaatatcgttatcctcacatttttaaaacatctcAGCTAAATCGTTGCAAACAAACTCTGGCCAAACCCATAGAAGTACGAAATTTAAcaagtaagtttttaaataacaattatcaattaatatttttggtgaaTCACAAAAGTAATTTATAAGAAGAATATACACACATTATACACGTAAGTAAAATTCGTCCAACTTATAACATCTGAAGAACTATGATTTCTGTCCCAAATTCTAATTGCTGAATATGCCCTGGGAGGTGTataaaatgcattccaattcgCTAATTATATAAAGTTCTTCACAATATTCTTTAAAGTTTATGTGACCGTTGATTTTTGAGAAACAAAGTGTTACTGAAGAAGTAATACCTTTTTTACTTGTATTTATAATAGCTGCTGATGACGATCTGTGCTTGTCCCGTTTAATTACCTATGCCTCAGATCAGGGTAAAAAGTATCCCATGGACATTGGCGAAGACTATACCGAAGAAGTACGCCATCAAATGGCTGATTTTTTggttagttttcttttttaaatcactctatctgtttaatttaattgctAATTTATTTACAGTTACGCAAACATTTCCGTGATTTCAAATCCACTCATTGTACCCAATTACCATCTGAATATTTTAACATTCCATTTGATATACCAGTGGAACATGGCTTTGTATTTacctaaataaatttaactcagtaattacagcaacaacaacaaaaagaagacagaaagaaagaaagatgaAGAAAAGCAAGAGAAGAGAAGCTATGAGTCGAGTTCGAAATTTCGTACTTAAGAGAAAGGTTTTATTTTATGtctttaaagattttaaaagatttttttcttacGAAACATCGAACCAGGTCTCTttcttataaattattaataaataagcatttttttattaattattcaaatattaattaaaataaagggggtacaaaatttaagaaatcatTTAAACGTAATAAACGAAGAGTATTTTTATAACAGTTTAACGTAATACagtattttaaactaaatacaCCACTGTTGTATtacagaaattataaaaaataaagtacatatttggaaaaggaaaataaataatgaaactgtattttaatttaaactgtaattttattttaaaaaaattaaagtaaaataaataaatgtcttaaaaacaaccaaaaaaattttttttatcaatgaacaaaataattttaatatgttgTTTAAGCCTTATCGGCCTAAATAAATCTGATGGATTTTGGAATTTGGAAAATATGCAAGAattattacataaatatttacccTTTTCCCAACATGACATCATTATAAAGGTAATGTATTCAGTAActctttataaatgtttaataatttgttcaatattattGTAGAAAACTGACATTACTAAAGAACTTAAAGAGAATTGTgatgaaaatcaattaattttacaattagCCCGCTTATATGTAACAAGTCCTGAACGCATTATTCTTTTGCTATCAACGAAATCTATTACTAAAACCTGTCAAGATGTTTCcgatgttttgcagcaaataaaTCAGACTGTTTCGGATTGTATACCTTTGCCGCAGGATAATCTTTATATGAAACTTTTTAATGGCCTTGATTATTTTAATTCATATGTTTGCCTTTATAATCCCAATACAAGAAGCAACCGTAAGTTTTAAAGCAATTTGCGATACTCTCCAAAAGTCACACGAATACCCATGGCAGAATACCTAATACAGTGGGTGGGTGGCAATACAATGATACTTTTTTTGAAACTATATTTCGtaatttgatttttcaaaaacttgatCTTTTGCCACTTATATTgcatttttaagataattttaaatttattaagaattttttagatTGTATCctattatttgaatatttggaaaagtttccattgtattgtcaaccactgtatgtagTTTGAAAGCAAGACAAATTCAATATATACGgggagtcgatttaacgatgtcaaaaaaaatctcaaaattaatAGCGGAAACCCAcaattgtataatttatttctttCGGATTTAGTAaaaagtatataagattcggcacagcagaatatagTACTCTAAACTGTTCGTAATATCTAGAACATTACTTATACTAGTACTCAATTATATAGTCCGTTTCGTAACTAGTTAGCTTTAAAGGAAGGAAAGGAAAACCTGCAACAAAGCTATACTAAATGTTACATTTTCTAAAATcttacttaaattaaaaatgaatatCTATGCCTTCTAATAGATCTCACCAATTACCATGAGTGTTTAACAGAACTACGTGAGGATTTATACGATTGTGAGGGTCCACCAGATTGGTTTGAAAAATCCAATGAAGCTGTGGTTTGTCAGTAagtaattcaaattaaaaactaacCCAACTATATCTTTAATACTAGTTAATAATGTTCTTAAGGtattataatgaaattattaattgTAACTATATCAAAGCAGCCATGTTGTGTGGCCTAAAGCCAGCTCTAATGTTACGTACATTCTCCgatgaaataatgaaaaagaTAGTAACggtaacaattttattaaatttgttttttttttattaattaatgcaATTA
This genomic window contains:
- the LOC135954689 gene encoding phosphatidylserine lipase ABHD16A translates to MSFLRYILGPKLYMEYGLGTTQKMYEAGGLEKFGDQILSTINLMWNIGFYTSPFLATFLYRRGYFVMDSITTLAKISTSIGLIVIISMVMRGLGRTQSASYTKLMKAMELLRSPKTEVEGKRALRLFDYEFKSWAVDFDVKSLQSDDKKNKAMLAKNSTRSFRLATIPCEIAAYIAIHSFGIRMMYPGSIKLLQSYMRPMLVSGRAKLIEEENARRYKVRTIDANDIDTVFVDNRIRSTNGKTLVICSEGNAGFYEIGIMGTPLALKYSVLGWNHPGFEGSTGKPYPDQDKNAIEAVIQFAIYHLGFAVEDIIFYGWSIGGYSSLWAASCYPEAKGVILDATFDDVLYLAQPRMPASLSGIVRIAIREYCNLNNAELAQNYHGPISLIRRTEDEVIAEDNQLETNRGNFLALGILKYRYPHIFKTSQLNRCKQTLAKPIEVRNLTTADDDLCLSRLITYASDQGKKYPMDIGEDYTEEVRHQMADFLLRKHFRDFKSTHCTQLPSEYFNIPFDIPVEHGFVFT
- the LOC135955341 gene encoding uncharacterized protein LOC135955341 — protein: MQELLHKYLPFSQHDIIIKKTDITKELKENCDENQLILQLARLYVTSPERIILLLSTKSITKTCQDVSDVLQQINQTVSDCIPLPQDNLYMKLFNGLDYFNSYVCLYNPNTRSNHLTNYHECLTELREDLYDCEGPPDWFEKSNEAVVCQYYNEIINCNYIKAAMLCGLKPALMLRTFSDEIMKKIVTFVVCV